A stretch of the Filimonas lacunae genome encodes the following:
- the glgP gene encoding alpha-glucan family phosphorylase, producing the protein MNFRNFQVPYQVNERYAKKVAYFSMEFAVHQPLKIYSGGLGFLSGSHLRSAYELRQNMIGIGILWKFGYYDQARNQDQTLQVTWTEKIYNFLEDTGIRYQILIHDSPVWVKAMYLPPTTFNTAPLFLLSTDLPENDYISQTITHRLYDANVATKVAQFILLGVGGAKLIDELGFNPDRYHLNEAHGLSAAFYLLNKFKSLDTLREHLVFTTHTPEEAGNEKHDIYLCHKMSYFCGLSIDEVRKVTGIQDDLFNHSLAALRFARLANGVSELHGHVSREMWQKYPGVCPIISITNAQNLRYWADKQLYRFSDEQNHEKFDDRKKWLKWRAFEIVADQTGKQFNPDTLTIVWARRFAGYKRADFLTQNMARFEKLINDNNYPVQIIWAGKPYPSDYPAINQFNHLVSLSKNYKNIAVLTGYELALSKRLKQAADVWLNNPRVPREASGTSGMTAAMNGAVNLSTDDGWIPEFADHGNNSFVVPKGNYASMSTEEQDQYDLDKLYEILENEILPLYYNNYHTWRQIVQNGMRDVLLKFESNRMADEYYELLYK; encoded by the coding sequence AGCGGCGGACTTGGTTTCTTATCCGGTTCTCACCTGCGCAGTGCCTATGAATTACGTCAAAATATGATTGGCATTGGCATTTTATGGAAGTTCGGCTATTACGACCAGGCCCGTAACCAGGATCAGACCCTGCAGGTTACCTGGACCGAGAAAATATACAATTTTCTGGAAGATACCGGCATCCGTTACCAGATTCTGATACACGATTCACCGGTTTGGGTAAAGGCAATGTACCTGCCCCCTACCACCTTTAACACGGCGCCTTTGTTTTTATTAAGCACCGATCTTCCTGAAAACGATTACATTTCACAAACCATCACACACCGCCTGTACGATGCCAACGTAGCCACCAAAGTGGCACAGTTTATTTTACTGGGTGTGGGTGGCGCTAAATTAATAGATGAGCTGGGCTTCAACCCCGACCGTTATCACCTCAACGAAGCACATGGCCTGTCAGCCGCTTTTTATCTGCTGAATAAGTTTAAAAGCCTTGACACCCTGCGCGAACACCTGGTGTTTACTACACACACACCGGAAGAAGCAGGTAACGAAAAACATGACATTTACCTGTGCCATAAAATGAGCTATTTCTGTGGCCTTAGCATTGATGAGGTAAGAAAGGTTACCGGCATCCAGGACGATCTGTTCAACCACTCGCTGGCCGCCCTACGCTTTGCACGGTTAGCCAATGGCGTGTCTGAACTGCACGGCCATGTATCCCGCGAAATGTGGCAGAAATATCCTGGTGTATGTCCTATCATTTCTATCACCAACGCACAAAACCTGCGCTATTGGGCCGATAAACAGTTATACCGTTTTTCAGACGAGCAGAACCATGAAAAGTTCGACGACCGCAAAAAGTGGTTAAAGTGGAGAGCTTTTGAAATTGTAGCCGACCAAACCGGTAAGCAGTTTAACCCCGATACATTAACCATAGTGTGGGCACGCCGCTTTGCTGGTTATAAACGCGCTGATTTCTTAACGCAAAATATGGCGCGTTTTGAAAAACTGATCAACGACAACAATTACCCTGTTCAAATTATCTGGGCTGGTAAACCTTATCCGAGTGACTACCCTGCTATTAACCAATTTAACCACCTGGTTAGCCTGAGTAAGAACTATAAGAACATAGCAGTGCTTACCGGCTACGAGCTGGCTTTAAGCAAGCGACTAAAACAGGCTGCCGATGTTTGGTTAAACAACCCACGCGTTCCACGCGAAGCATCAGGCACCAGTGGCATGACTGCCGCTATGAACGGTGCTGTAAACCTCTCTACCGATGACGGCTGGATACCAGAATTTGCCGATCATGGCAACAACAGCTTTGTGGTGCCTAAAGGCAACTATGCCAGCATGAGCACTGAAGAGCAGGATCAGTACGATCTGGATAAACTATATGAAATACTGGAGAATGAAATTCTTCCATTGTATTACAACAACTACCACACGTGGCGGCAGATAGTACAAAACGGTATGCGCGACGTGTTACTGAAATTTGAAAGTAACCGTATGGCCGATGAGTAT